In one window of Microplitis demolitor isolate Queensland-Clemson2020A chromosome 4, iyMicDemo2.1a, whole genome shotgun sequence DNA:
- the LOC103576307 gene encoding uncharacterized protein LOC103576307 has product MVELCLRTLKNRQPTVGKMSVILLVFLGLFQNLAVGVIQNTPTYLTPSQEDVILSASLYNHDRTSLGSKKKIQNELASNFETIQSTSQLKSSQTLESFKQEKVDSNFIETNHDSGWDNVITASKHIDDIDGNSIEVKPAEYLDIKSTKASDLPGEGEGAPQKQAAMSEPHQITGLIQQRQSRQEVPRIYSNHTLLGMQTASIRSRQANPDIQDIITGIVKLLNGNVNVAANTIRPHKPVQATRINNRGPPRISDLPPLPPDLDTPGMNPPPLLDYPYPFEKPPALGRPSINQLPPIQERPTPPRPFVNGISTSESVVSMNNRPLNRPFQRPVNNQRPTGSYNPLIPDGGYYFESENNKDTLKPTNISITQSVNDKDIKTSELVTEEIITTQKPPKYQPPLDQHKKVADNTLVLGSDLQPIPIPTQLENNENPVVPLDNHKSSELINSSQEISIKSESIESTTIGQSGITRTTLKIETSSSIQVIEPTRTIIEVQPSIVPLENNSDNINSMFSISNETKTVIEPSKVSTNSAYNNNYHISTPTDGLLTEVTTTKIINIIKKTSQSSMSTTSFHKNSATLNHYLYRPRPGIVLDDTLDYTKSPGLATQRPHAPLRHTPTGDIFDVTVSAVQGGPGESVRVSVNPTGGTDVILTSAVDGQRFVSIDGKRTYLNLFDNSDENVPASKVPINPSRTQIPPITGTGYAVPQIDTTSLVTTKPNGSQKRPIFYRRPTQPTVRIDTCIVGDTSTCDASQHEACATIQGISACHCKPGFARLSDSLPCKKIVSIVVSIRVDRIYEWSLVWNKDFPDKESETYQTIAYESERAIASAMSMTPFSDEYMGSSINNLFQGLASEGRGGVFVNATLKLTYEPRTARPSLAGELQKHLLGVLHRRNNNIGNSAVYVNSSVGSISNLQDLDECASSELNDCNSSAVCINNWGGFTCTCKFGFKDPHKDDPNKIGRSCISCPSTYCNNRGTCSYQDNIMQCSCSGNNYGAQCEIDGEVLGVSIGATVGAIIVIILTIFGLFMWSRGWSRDQKPIGSPVYGYMQGGIPSTLPGSLARVGSVGTLGSVKQGTPPNLPPYLWSHITERMATANLYATEPLGPTRPSSAVFGYPTLSCHGTLPPVPLPRLQAPPRPRQRYQPEPDSSDSEPQDKDRADLIPSNDFHVPRPKSRSSLANQSGIYYDVEYDQGDAHHLSKNNIPMSTYSMARPYYRT; this is encoded by the exons ctgttGGTGTAATTCAAAATACACCGACGTATCTAACGCCATCACAAGAAGACGTAATCTTAAGTGCGAGCTTATATAATCATGATAGAACTTCATTAGGAtccaaaaagaaaattcaaaatgaattaGCAAGTAACTTTGAAACGATTCAATCAACATCACAACTTAAAAGTTCTCAAACTCTCGAAAGTTTCAAACAGGAAAAGGtggattcaaattttatagaaacgAATCATGATAGTGGATGGGATAATGTTATTACTGCATCCAAACATATTGATGACATTGATGGAAACAGTATTGAAGTTAAACCAGCAGAATATTTAGA taTTAAATCTACAAAAGCATCTGATCTTCCGGGGGAAGGCGAGGGGGCTCCGCAAAAACAAGCTGCTATGTCGGAGCCCCATCAGATAACTGGATTAATCCAACAGCGACAAAGTCGTCAAGAAGTTCCGAGGATTTATAGTAACCATACACTTTTAGGCATGCAAACGGCTTCTATAAGAAGTCGTCAGGCCAATCCTGATATTCAAGACATTATAACCGGCATTGTTAAGCTGCTAAATGGTAATGTTAATGTCGCAGCTAACACTATTCGACCTCACAAACCTGTACAAGCTACTAG AATCAATAATAGAGGACCCCCGAGGATATCAGATTTACCACCATTACCGCCAGATCTTGATACTCCAGGAATGAATCCTCCTCCACTTCTAGATTATCCATATCCATTTGAGAAACCGCCAGCTTTGGGAAGGCCATCAATAAATCAACTACCCCCTATTCAAGAAAGACCAACACCTCCAAGGCCTTTTGTGAATGGCATTTCAACATCAGAATCTGTCGTATCAATGAATAATAGACCTTTGAATCGACCTTTTCAACGACCGGTTAACAATCAACGACCTACTGGATCTTACAACCCTTTGATACCAGATGGTggatattattttgaaagtgAGAACAATAAAGATACCTTGAAACCAACAAATATATCAATCACTCAATCAGTTAATGATAAAGACATTAAAACTTCGGAATTAGTTACTGAAGAAATTATTACTACACAGAAACCACCAAAATATCAACCACCGTTAGATCAACATAAAAAAGTAGCTGATAATACTTTGGTACTTGGCTCTGATCTTCAACCAATTCCAATACCAACTCAACtggaaaataatgaaaaccCAGTTGTACCTTTAGATAATCATAAATCATCTGAACTAATAAATTCATCACAAGAAATATCTATTAAATCCGAATCGATAGAATCAACTACTATTGGTCAATCGGGTATTACAAGAACAACTTTAAAGATTGAAACTAGCTCTTCAATTCAAGTAATTGAACCTACAAGAACAATAATTGAAGTTCAACCATCAATTGTTCCTCTTGAAAATAATTCTGacaatataaattcaatgtttTCAATTTCTAATGAGACAAAAACTGTTATTGAACCAAGTAAAGTTTCTACAAATTCTgcttacaataataattatcatatttctACTCCAACTGATGGTTTATTAACAGAagtaacaacaacaaaaataattaacattattaaaaaaacaagtcaAAGCTCGATGTCGACGACATCTTTCCACAAAAATTCAG CTACTTTGAATCATTATCTATATCGTCCTAGACCAGGTATAGTCCTAGATGATACTTTAGACTACACAAAATCACCAGGATTAGCAACGCAAAGACCTCATGCGCCTCTACGACATACGCCAACAGGTGATATCTTTGATGTAACTGTTTCAGCCGTTCAAGGTGGTCCTGGTGAAAGTGTAAGAGTATCAGTAAATCCTACAGGCGGTACTGACGTAATTCTTACCAGTGCTGTTGATGGTCAAAGATTTGTTAGTATCGACGGCAAGAGAACCTATTTAAACTTGTTCGATAATTCTGATGAAAATGTACCAGCTTCTAAAGTTCCAATAAATCCGAGTAGAACACAAATACCACCAATTACTGGTACAGGTTATGCAGTACCACAAATTGATACTACGTCTTTAGTTACAACAAAGCCAAATGGATCACAAAAAAGGCCAATTTTCTATCGTCGACCGACTCAGCCAACTGTAAGGATTGATACTTGTATTGTCGGAGACACTAGCACATGTGATGCAAGCCAACATGAAGCTTGTGCTACCATTCAAGGTATTTCTGCTTGTCATTGCAAACCAGGATTTGCCAGACTTAGCGACTCGTTGCCGTGTAAAA aGATAGTTAGTATCGTTGTTTCCATAAGAGTTGACAGAATTTACGAATGGAGCCTCGTGTGGAATAAAGATTTTCCTGACAAAGAATCTGAAACTTACCAAACAATTGCTTATGAATCAGAAAGAGCA ATCGCATCCGCAATGTCGATGACACCCTTTTCAGATGAATATATGGGctcatcaattaataatttgtttcaaGGTCTTGCAAGTGAAGGTCGAGGTGGAGTATTTGTCAATGctacattaaaattaacatatgAACCGCGAACAGCGAGACCTTCACTGGCTGGAGAACTTCAGAAGCATTTGCTTGGTGTTCTTCATCGTAGAAATAATAACATCGGCAATAGTGCTGTCTACGTTAATTCTTCTGTTGGATCGATTTCCAACTTACAAGATTTGGATGAATGTGCATCTTCAGAATTAAATGATTGTAACTCATCTGCAGTATGTATCAATAATTGGGGTGGATTCACTTGTACTTGCAAATTTGGTTTTAAGGATCCCCATAAAGATGATCCAAATAAAATTGGTAGATCGTGTATTTCATGTCCATCAACTTATTGTAACAATCGTGGGACTTGTTCTTATCAAGATAATATAATGCAATGCTC gTGTTCTGGTAATAATTACGGAGCACAATGTGAAATCGACGGAGAAGTGTTAGGAGTATCTATTGGTGCTACAGTTGGAGccataatagttattattctCACGATATTTGGTCTTTTTATGTGGAG tcGAGGATGGTCAAGAGACCAAAAACCTATAGGCTCTCCAGTTTATGGATACATGCAAGGTGGAATTCCAAGTACTTTACCCGGTTCACTAGCGAGAGTTGGTTCTGTGGGTACTTTAGGTTCCGTAAAACAAGGTACTCCACCTAATTTACCACCTTATTTATGGAGTCATATAACTGAACGTATGGCGACGGCCAATTTATATGCA acgGAACCGCTGGGTCCAACACGACCTAGTTCAGCCGTATTTGGCTATCCAACTCTCAGTTGTCATGGTACTCTTCCTCCAGTTCCTTTACCAAGATTACAAGCTCCGCCAAGACCTAGACAACGATACCAACCAGAACCTGATAGTTCAGATTCTGAACCACAAGATAAAGATAGAGCTGATTTGATTCCGAGTAATGATTTTCATGTACCAAGACCAAAATCTAGATCATCTTTGGCG aatCAAAGTGGTATTTACTACGATGTCGAATATGATCAAGGTGATGCTCACCATTTATCAAAAAACAATATACCAATGTCTACATACAGTATGGCAAGACCGTACTATAGAacgtga